From Halomicrobium salinisoli, the proteins below share one genomic window:
- a CDS encoding HD domain-containing protein, with product MTTIKDSVHDHIEVGGVAAELLETPPVQRLRHVRQLGTVDLVYPSANHTRFEHSLGVYYLADRALSHLGIEGQQAERVRAAALLHDVGHSPYSHNVEELLHRETGKYHDDVHELLGRGEVARVLTEHDLDPDAVADLVAGDGELGQLVSGELDVDRMDYLVRDAHHTGVPYGTIDHERLLRELRFVDGELVLDEGNVQTAESLLLARALMNPTVYQHHVARIAKSMLRRGTERLLAAADVDADELRRWDDSDLLVALRDCEATAGYARRLDERKLFKRGVWAERAAVPDGLLEADHDQIREHERTIADEAEVDPDAVIIDVPDEPSMTESTSRVVVNGEVRRLGDQSTLVDALRAAQRDQWRLGVYAPEAVSERVGNVAIRTLGLDLEGSLVRDVRPGVHATLDEFS from the coding sequence ATGACGACCATCAAGGACAGCGTCCACGACCACATCGAGGTCGGGGGCGTGGCCGCGGAGCTGCTGGAGACCCCGCCCGTCCAGCGGCTCCGCCACGTCAGGCAGCTGGGGACGGTGGACCTGGTCTATCCCTCCGCCAATCACACGCGCTTCGAGCACTCGCTGGGAGTCTACTATCTGGCCGATCGGGCGCTCTCCCACCTCGGCATCGAGGGCCAGCAGGCCGAGCGCGTTCGCGCGGCGGCGCTGCTGCACGACGTGGGCCACTCGCCCTATAGCCACAACGTCGAGGAGCTGCTCCACCGGGAGACGGGCAAGTACCACGACGACGTCCACGAACTGCTGGGGCGCGGTGAAGTGGCACGGGTCCTCACGGAGCACGACCTCGACCCGGACGCCGTAGCCGACCTCGTGGCCGGCGACGGGGAGCTCGGCCAGCTCGTCTCCGGGGAGCTGGACGTCGACCGGATGGACTACCTCGTGCGGGACGCCCACCACACCGGCGTGCCTTACGGGACCATCGACCACGAGCGGCTGCTCCGGGAGCTGCGCTTCGTCGACGGCGAACTCGTGCTGGACGAGGGCAACGTCCAGACGGCCGAGTCGCTGCTGCTCGCGCGGGCGCTGATGAACCCGACCGTCTACCAGCACCACGTCGCCCGCATCGCCAAGTCGATGCTGCGCCGCGGGACGGAGCGCCTGCTGGCCGCCGCTGACGTCGACGCCGACGAACTGCGCCGCTGGGACGACAGCGACCTGCTGGTGGCGCTGCGGGACTGCGAGGCCACGGCGGGCTACGCCCGGCGGCTGGACGAGCGGAAGCTGTTCAAGCGCGGCGTCTGGGCCGAGCGAGCGGCCGTGCCCGACGGGCTCCTCGAAGCGGACCACGACCAGATCCGCGAGCACGAGCGGACCATCGCCGACGAGGCAGAGGTCGACCCCGACGCGGTCATCATCGACGTGCCCGACGAGCCCTCCATGACCGAATCGACCAGCCGCGTCGTCGTCAACGGCGAGGTCCGCCGCCTTGGCGACCAGTCGACGCTGGTCGACGCCCTGCGAGCCGCCCAGCGCGACCAGTGGCGCCTCGGCGTGTACGCGCCCGAAGCGGTCTCCGAGCGCGTCGGCAACGTCGCCATCCGCACTCTCGGGCTCGACCTGGAAGGATCGCTCGTCCGGGACGTCCGGCCCGGCGTCCACGCCACCCTGGACGAGTTCAGTTAG
- a CDS encoding amidohydrolase family protein: MELTGTILQGESFEPVEGRVVVEDGEIAAVEETAVDSDDVILPAFVNAHTHIGDSIAKEAGGGLTLEELVAPPDGLKHRLLRQADREELVEGMARSIDFMESTGTGAFVEFREGGVEGVEIIEDALAGSPVEAVVLGRETIEAMEASDGFGASGANDADFARERSATAEAGKIFGIHAGEVDASDINPALDLGPDFLVHMVHAEDLHLDRVADSETPVVVCPRSNAVTDVGLPPLSDLQERTTVALGTDNVMTNSPSMFREMAFAAKLFDVTAEEVLRMATINGASVGDLNCGVVEAGREARLLVLDGDSDNLAGAQDLVRAVVRRAGASDVKRVVLPGKA; the protein is encoded by the coding sequence ATGGAACTGACCGGGACGATACTGCAGGGCGAGTCCTTCGAGCCGGTCGAGGGCCGCGTCGTGGTCGAGGACGGCGAGATCGCGGCCGTCGAGGAGACGGCGGTCGACTCCGACGACGTGATCCTGCCGGCGTTCGTCAACGCGCACACGCACATCGGCGACTCCATCGCCAAGGAGGCCGGCGGTGGGCTGACGCTGGAGGAGCTGGTGGCGCCGCCGGACGGGCTCAAACACCGGCTGCTCCGGCAGGCCGACCGGGAGGAACTGGTGGAGGGGATGGCCCGCTCCATCGACTTCATGGAGTCGACCGGGACGGGCGCGTTCGTCGAGTTCCGCGAGGGCGGCGTCGAGGGCGTCGAGATCATCGAGGACGCGCTCGCCGGGTCGCCCGTCGAGGCGGTCGTCCTCGGGCGGGAGACGATCGAGGCGATGGAGGCGTCGGACGGGTTCGGCGCCAGCGGTGCCAACGACGCCGACTTCGCCCGCGAGCGATCGGCGACCGCCGAGGCGGGCAAGATCTTCGGCATCCACGCCGGCGAGGTCGACGCCTCGGACATCAACCCCGCGCTGGACCTCGGCCCGGACTTCCTCGTCCACATGGTCCACGCCGAGGACCTGCACCTCGACCGCGTCGCGGACAGCGAGACGCCGGTGGTCGTCTGCCCGCGCTCGAACGCCGTCACCGACGTCGGCCTGCCGCCGCTGTCGGACCTGCAGGAGCGGACCACCGTCGCGCTCGGGACGGACAACGTCATGACCAACAGCCCGTCGATGTTCCGCGAGATGGCGTTCGCAGCGAAGCTGTTCGACGTCACCGCAGAGGAGGTCCTCCGGATGGCGACGATCAACGGCGCCTCCGTGGGCGACCTGAACTGCGGCGTCGTCGAGGCGGGCCGCGAGGCGCGCCTGCTGGTGCTCGACGGCGACTCGGACAACCTGGCGGGCGCGCAGGACCTCGTCCGCGCGGTCGTCCGGCGCGCGGGCGCGAGCGACGTGAAGCGGGTCGTGCTGCCGGGGAAGGCTTAA
- a CDS encoding universal stress protein — MYDRLLLPTDGSGEMEGVVEHAAGLAREHDAALHAVYVVDEGTAAGVPMAGAGGDVRGMLAERGEEALDDVAAMAGDALTERTVLDGTPWREIVDYADENAVDLVVMGTHGRGGLDRLLLGSVAENVVRRSPVPVLTVRVERSEE, encoded by the coding sequence ATGTACGACCGGCTGCTCCTGCCGACCGACGGATCCGGGGAGATGGAGGGGGTCGTCGAGCACGCCGCCGGGCTGGCACGCGAACACGACGCGGCGCTGCACGCGGTCTACGTCGTCGACGAGGGGACGGCCGCCGGAGTCCCGATGGCCGGGGCCGGCGGCGACGTCCGGGGGATGCTTGCCGAGCGGGGCGAAGAGGCGCTCGACGACGTCGCCGCGATGGCGGGCGACGCGCTGACCGAGCGGACGGTTCTCGACGGGACGCCGTGGCGCGAAATCGTCGACTACGCCGACGAGAACGCCGTCGACCTGGTCGTGATGGGCACGCACGGCCGCGGCGGCCTCGACCGCCTGCTGCTGGGGAGCGTGGCCGAGAACGTCGTCAGGCGGTCGCCGGTCCCGGTGCTGACGGTGCGCGTCGAGCGGTCGGAGGAGTAG
- a CDS encoding biotin--[acetyl-CoA-carboxylase] ligase yields the protein MQETRRRVLDAVADGPATGPALAEELDVSRAAVWKHVEALRDAGFEIESGDDGYVLESVPEFGGPAVEYGLEAPFDVEYHGSIDSTNRRARELAGEGAEDAVVLADEQTGGRGRLDRAWDSPSGGIWMSLVLRPDVPPAHAPAFTLAAAVAVTRAAREAGVDARIKWPNDVMVTGEGGTERKLAGILTEMEGEADRVSWVVVGVGINVNVDSGELPGDAPATSVRAEVGDVDRRAFAQRVLEEFDDLRGDLRGVVDAWRENASTLGKRVRVETADGVVDGEAVDVTFPGTLVVDVDGERVSVAAGDCEHLRPA from the coding sequence ATGCAAGAGACGCGCCGACGGGTGCTGGACGCCGTCGCCGACGGCCCGGCGACGGGACCGGCGCTGGCCGAGGAGCTTGACGTCTCGCGGGCGGCCGTCTGGAAGCACGTCGAGGCGCTGCGGGACGCGGGCTTCGAGATCGAGAGCGGCGACGACGGGTACGTCCTCGAATCGGTCCCCGAGTTCGGCGGACCGGCCGTGGAGTACGGCCTCGAGGCGCCGTTCGACGTGGAGTACCACGGCTCGATCGACAGCACGAACCGGCGCGCGCGAGAGCTGGCCGGTGAGGGCGCCGAGGACGCGGTCGTGCTGGCCGACGAGCAGACCGGCGGTCGGGGTCGTCTGGACCGCGCGTGGGACTCTCCCAGCGGCGGGATCTGGATGAGCCTCGTCCTGCGACCCGACGTTCCGCCCGCTCACGCGCCCGCGTTCACGCTCGCGGCGGCGGTGGCGGTCACCCGCGCCGCCCGCGAGGCCGGCGTCGACGCCCGGATCAAGTGGCCCAACGACGTGATGGTCACCGGCGAAGGGGGCACGGAGCGCAAGCTCGCGGGCATTCTCACGGAGATGGAGGGCGAGGCCGACCGCGTCTCCTGGGTAGTCGTCGGCGTCGGGATCAACGTCAACGTCGACTCCGGGGAGCTACCGGGCGACGCCCCGGCGACGAGCGTCCGGGCCGAGGTCGGTGACGTCGACCGCCGGGCGTTCGCACAGCGCGTTCTCGAGGAGTTCGACGACCTGCGGGGTGACCTGCGGGGCGTGGTCGACGCCTGGCGAGAGAACGCGTCGACGCTGGGCAAGCGGGTCCGCGTCGAGACTGCCGACGGCGTCGTGGACGGAGAGGCCGTCGACGTCACCTTCCCCGGGACGCTCGTGGTCGACGTCGACGGCGAGCGGGTGTCCGTGGCCGCGGGCGACTGCGAGCACCTCCGGCCGGCGTGA
- a CDS encoding DUF7511 domain-containing protein, translated as MPVTDPVDAPEGSLADFPEFDLVCTVDEASDPELVTVHSEDEEEMITHWITVDEPHAMDLGEMR; from the coding sequence ATGCCAGTCACCGACCCCGTCGACGCGCCCGAGGGCTCGCTCGCCGACTTCCCCGAGTTCGACCTCGTCTGTACCGTCGACGAGGCGTCGGACCCGGAACTCGTCACGGTCCACTCGGAAGACGAGGAAGAGATGATCACCCACTGGATCACGGTTGACGAACCCCACGCGATGGATCTGGGGGAGATGCGCTGA
- a CDS encoding acetyl-CoA carboxylase biotin carboxylase subunit, whose amino-acid sequence MFDKVLVANRGEIAVRVMRACEELGVDTVAVYSEADKHSGHVRYADEAYNVGPARAADSYLDQAAIVDAALQADADAIHPGYGFLAENADFAERVEETDGVTWIGPASTAMERLGEKTQARRAMREADVPIVPGTTDPVEDVAEVHEFGDEHGYPIAIKAEGGGGGRGMKIVREPEDAEEQLESAKREGEAYFSNPSVYLERYLENPRHIEVQILADHHGNVRHLGERDCSLQRRHQKVIEEGPSPALSDELREQIGEAARRGADAADYYNAGTFEFLVEEDTEREPGEELGPDTNFYFLEVNTRIQVEHTVTEELTGVDIVKWQLRVAADDEIAFEQDDVELEGHAMEFRINAENAAEEFAPATGGEFEVYDPPGGIGVRVDDAPRQGDDLVTDYDSMVAKLITWGGDREECIARGQRALADYDIEGFPTIIPFHRMMLNDDAFVGGTHTTKYLDEQLDPERIDEAQERWGTGTEPSDGDEDEEVTEREFTVEVNGKRFDVELEERGAPPIQVADAEDGGDARPQRPGAGGGGGGGGSSDGSSTTAEGDEVTAEMQGTILEVEVDEGEAVDAGDVLCVLEAMKMENDVVAERGGTVTEVAVDEGDSVDMGDTLFVLD is encoded by the coding sequence ATGTTCGACAAGGTTCTCGTCGCCAACCGCGGGGAGATCGCGGTACGCGTGATGCGGGCCTGCGAGGAGCTCGGCGTCGACACGGTCGCCGTCTACTCCGAGGCCGACAAGCACTCCGGCCACGTCCGCTACGCCGACGAGGCGTACAACGTCGGGCCGGCGCGGGCCGCCGACTCCTACCTCGACCAGGCGGCCATCGTCGACGCCGCCCTGCAGGCCGACGCCGACGCGATCCACCCGGGGTACGGCTTCCTCGCCGAGAACGCCGACTTCGCGGAGCGCGTCGAGGAAACCGACGGGGTCACCTGGATCGGCCCGGCCAGCACGGCCATGGAGCGGCTGGGCGAGAAGACGCAGGCCCGGAGGGCCATGCGGGAGGCCGACGTCCCCATCGTGCCCGGGACCACCGACCCCGTCGAGGACGTCGCGGAGGTCCACGAGTTCGGCGACGAGCACGGCTACCCGATCGCCATCAAGGCCGAGGGCGGCGGCGGCGGCCGCGGCATGAAGATCGTCCGCGAGCCCGAGGACGCCGAGGAGCAACTCGAGAGCGCCAAGCGCGAGGGCGAGGCCTACTTCTCCAACCCCTCCGTCTACCTCGAGCGGTACCTCGAGAACCCCCGCCACATCGAGGTCCAGATCCTCGCCGACCACCACGGCAACGTCCGCCACCTCGGCGAGCGGGACTGCTCGCTGCAACGGCGCCACCAGAAGGTCATCGAGGAGGGGCCCAGCCCCGCCCTCTCCGACGAACTGCGCGAGCAGATCGGCGAGGCCGCCCGCCGGGGCGCCGACGCCGCCGACTACTACAACGCCGGCACCTTCGAGTTCCTCGTCGAGGAGGACACCGAGCGCGAACCGGGCGAGGAACTGGGACCCGACACGAACTTCTACTTCCTCGAGGTCAACACCCGGATCCAGGTCGAGCACACCGTCACCGAGGAGCTGACCGGCGTCGACATCGTCAAGTGGCAGCTCCGGGTCGCCGCCGACGACGAGATCGCCTTCGAGCAGGACGACGTGGAACTCGAGGGCCACGCCATGGAGTTCCGGATCAACGCCGAGAACGCCGCCGAGGAGTTCGCCCCCGCGACCGGCGGCGAGTTCGAGGTGTACGACCCCCCGGGCGGCATCGGCGTCCGCGTCGACGACGCACCCCGGCAGGGCGACGACCTCGTGACCGACTACGACTCGATGGTCGCGAAGCTCATCACCTGGGGCGGCGACCGCGAGGAGTGCATCGCCCGCGGGCAGCGCGCCCTCGCCGACTACGACATCGAGGGCTTCCCGACGATCATCCCGTTCCACCGCATGATGCTCAACGACGACGCCTTCGTGGGCGGCACCCACACCACGAAGTACCTCGACGAGCAGCTGGACCCCGAGCGCATCGACGAGGCCCAGGAGCGGTGGGGCACGGGGACCGAACCCAGCGACGGCGACGAGGACGAGGAGGTCACCGAGCGGGAGTTCACCGTCGAGGTCAACGGGAAGCGCTTCGACGTGGAACTGGAGGAGCGCGGCGCCCCGCCGATCCAGGTCGCCGACGCCGAAGACGGCGGCGACGCTCGACCGCAGCGACCCGGCGCCGGCGGTGGCGGCGGTGGCGGCGGCTCCTCCGACGGGTCGTCGACGACCGCCGAGGGCGACGAGGTCACCGCCGAGATGCAGGGCACCATCCTCGAGGTCGAGGTCGACGAGGGCGAGGCAGTCGATGCCGGCGACGTCCTCTGCGTCCTCGAGGCCATGAAGATGGAGAACGACGTCGTCGCCGAGCGCGGCGGCACCGTCACCGAGGTCGCCGTCGACGAGGGCGACTCCGTGGATATGGGCGACACGCTGTTCGTGCTCGACTAA